In Desulfobacteraceae bacterium, a single genomic region encodes these proteins:
- a CDS encoding amidohydrolase has translation MLTPSLAALNDPEGPRVPAGLPPVVDAHVHIFPDTIWTAIWQWFDAHAWPIRYRLGTREILSFLLDRGVAHVVALLYAHKPGIARGLNRYAAQNCGPFGDRVTALATVFPGEPEAPDILREAFGLGLKGVKLHAHVQCFDMQSAALDAVCQVCANEGKPLVIHAGREPKSPAYRCDPHRTCSAAKVGRLLENFPGLTLCVPHLGADEFRAYQRLLERHDTLWLDTAMALTDYLPFENRVPLADLRPDRVMYGSDFPSLPYAWDRELKWLRGAGLKEEHLEAVLAGNAREFLGIGAGGADRSGPGGPKS, from the coding sequence ATGCTGACACCATCGCTTGCTGCGCTCAACGATCCTGAAGGCCCGCGGGTCCCGGCGGGGCTGCCGCCGGTGGTGGACGCCCATGTCCACATTTTCCCGGACACTATCTGGACCGCCATCTGGCAGTGGTTCGACGCCCACGCCTGGCCCATCCGCTACCGTCTCGGCACCCGCGAGATCCTGAGCTTCCTGCTGGACCGCGGCGTCGCGCACGTGGTGGCGCTCCTCTACGCCCACAAACCGGGCATCGCCCGGGGTTTGAACCGCTACGCGGCCCAAAACTGCGGCCCCTTCGGTGACCGGGTGACGGCGCTGGCCACGGTCTTTCCCGGTGAACCGGAGGCCCCGGACATCCTGCGAGAGGCTTTCGGCCTGGGGCTCAAGGGTGTCAAGCTCCACGCCCACGTGCAGTGTTTCGACATGCAGAGCGCCGCCCTGGACGCGGTCTGCCAGGTCTGCGCCAACGAAGGCAAGCCCCTGGTGATTCATGCCGGCCGCGAACCCAAGAGCCCGGCGTACCGCTGCGACCCCCACCGGACCTGCAGCGCCGCCAAGGTGGGGCGCCTGCTTGAAAACTTCCCGGGTCTAACGCTCTGCGTGCCTCACTTGGGCGCCGACGAGTTCCGCGCATACCAGCGGCTGCTGGAACGCCACGACACGCTCTGGCTGGACACCGCCATGGCGCTGACCGACTACCTGCCCTTTGAAAACCGGGTTCCGCTGGCTGACCTGCGTCCCGACCGGGTGATGTACGGCTCCGATTTTCCCAGCCTTCCCTACGCCTGGGACCGGGAGCTGAAGTGGCTGCGGGGGGCCGGGCTGAAAGAGGAACACCTGGAGGCGGTTCTGGCGGGCAATGCCCGGGAGTTTCTGGGGATCGGCGCAGGCGGCGCGGACCGCAGCGGCCCGGGCGGCCCGAAATCCTGA
- a CDS encoding phosphoglycerate kinase, protein MAKMTVNDLNVKGKRVLMRVDFNVPLRNGKVVDDKRIRAALPTIRKIVQEGGRLVLMSHLGRPKGERNPALSLAPCAPVLSGLLGRPVAFVEDCVGAAVESAVAALADGDVLLLENLRYHEAETRNSLEFAAQLARLGDLFVNDAFGTAHRAHASTEGVTHYLEVCAAGLLMVKELDYLGRLLENPAKPFVAVLGGAKISGKIDVIANLLPRVDRILIGGGMAFTFYKAQGLEIGDSLLEEDRLEMARELLVSAGEKLLLPPDCVVAQTVDFSARTVGELRTVDADAIPAGWQGLDIGPRTVSAFEAVLAPARTLVWNGPMGVFEIPQTAAGTFAVARLLAKATAGGAVTVIGGGDSAAAAAKAGVEDQISHISTGGGASLEFLEGKVLPGVAALTDKA, encoded by the coding sequence ATGGCAAAGATGACCGTCAACGATCTGAACGTCAAGGGCAAACGCGTCCTGATGCGGGTGGACTTCAACGTGCCCCTGCGGAACGGCAAGGTGGTCGACGACAAGCGCATACGGGCGGCGCTGCCGACCATCCGCAAGATCGTCCAGGAGGGCGGCCGGCTGGTGCTGATGTCGCACCTGGGGCGGCCCAAGGGGGAGCGCAACCCGGCCCTGTCGCTGGCGCCCTGCGCGCCGGTGCTGAGCGGACTGTTGGGCCGACCGGTCGCCTTCGTGGAGGACTGCGTCGGCGCGGCGGTGGAATCGGCCGTCGCGGCGCTGGCCGACGGCGACGTCCTGCTGCTTGAAAACCTGCGCTACCATGAGGCCGAAACCCGCAACAGCCTGGAGTTCGCCGCCCAACTGGCGCGCTTGGGCGACCTCTTCGTGAACGACGCCTTCGGCACGGCCCACCGGGCGCACGCCTCAACCGAGGGGGTGACCCACTACCTGGAGGTCTGCGCGGCCGGCCTGCTGATGGTCAAGGAGCTGGACTATTTGGGGCGGCTCCTGGAAAACCCGGCAAAGCCGTTTGTGGCAGTGCTGGGGGGCGCCAAAATTTCCGGCAAGATCGACGTCATCGCCAACCTCCTGCCGCGGGTGGACCGCATCCTGATCGGCGGCGGCATGGCCTTCACCTTCTACAAGGCCCAGGGGCTGGAGATCGGGGACTCGCTGCTGGAGGAGGACCGTCTGGAAATGGCCCGCGAACTGCTGGTATCCGCCGGTGAGAAGCTCCTTCTACCGCCGGACTGCGTGGTGGCGCAAACGGTGGATTTCAGTGCGCGCACGGTGGGGGAGCTGCGCACGGTGGATGCCGACGCCATTCCCGCCGGCTGGCAAGGGCTGGATATCGGCCCCAGAACCGTGTCGGCCTTCGAGGCGGTCCTGGCCCCGGCGCGCACGCTGGTCTGGAACGGTCCCATGGGGGTCTTTGAAATTCCCCAAACCGCGGCGGGGACCTTTGCCGTGGCCCGCCTGCTAGCCAAGGCCACCGCAGGAGGCGCCGTGACCGTCATCGGCGGCGGTGATTCGGCCGCCGCCGCGGCCAAGGCCGGGGTCGAAGACCAGATTTCGCACATCTCCACCGGCGGCGGGGCGTCGCTCGAGTTCCTGGAGGGCAAGGTCCTGCCCGGGGTGGCGGCCCTGACCGACAAGGCCTGA
- a CDS encoding 6-phosphofructokinase, with product MAKILAVMTSGGDAPGMNAAIRAVVRRGLDRGLIVYGITNGYEGLVSGGEAIRQMAWHDVGGVLPEGGTFLGTARSERFRGRDGRQAAVRNLLQLGVTALVVIGGDGSLTGAAVLADEWPAHLDELCAADPQLAPAAEAAPALRVIGLPGSIDNDLFGTDMSIGADTALNHILWAMDNLGSTAASHQRTFVVETMGRHCGYLALMATLGGGASWVLVPEEELGPRWHRKMVEAISQARETGRPHQMVIVAEGARHADGLQIHAGEVKNLLGQRLGIDVRLTVLGHIQRGGAPTAFDRILATRLGSAAVDRLLASDAAPEPCMLGLVKNQVQATALTEVLEKSRAVKEEIDHGNYARAQELRGESFRRALTLVKTLTRIRPARERRQDGAVAILTGGGDAPGMNATVSVAARCLLNQGMPVLGAEHGFLGLIKDELRLLEWNALVTWMNRPSSEIGTARTSLELDAKSLARIAANLECRRLKGLIAIGGWDVYLKILQLQAARADYPSLNIPMVLVPATIDNNLPGTDFAIGADTGLNNIVEAVDKIRHTAAASKRAFIVEVMGRRCGFLALMGALAAGAEKAYLPENGVHLSDLVADVAMLRHNFAKGKRMVILLRNENCSPSYTTDFIQRLLEEESCGQFEVRTAILGHLQRGGIPTAFDRILASRMGAAAAFDLLAALEKGDSEIHVLGLRGPGVSSLTLEEAVAEMDVANGRPRQQWFMELTAMAETLAQAGPDHC from the coding sequence ATGGCCAAGATACTGGCCGTCATGACAAGCGGCGGTGATGCGCCCGGCATGAACGCCGCCATCCGCGCGGTGGTGCGGCGGGGGCTGGATCGCGGGCTGATCGTTTACGGGATCACCAACGGCTACGAAGGCCTGGTGAGCGGCGGGGAGGCCATCCGTCAGATGGCCTGGCACGACGTGGGCGGGGTGCTGCCCGAAGGGGGCACCTTCCTGGGGACGGCCCGCTCCGAGCGCTTCCGGGGGCGTGACGGCCGGCAGGCGGCGGTGCGCAACCTGCTGCAGCTGGGGGTGACGGCCCTGGTGGTGATCGGCGGCGACGGGTCGCTGACCGGTGCCGCCGTACTGGCTGACGAGTGGCCGGCGCACCTGGACGAGCTGTGCGCCGCTGACCCGCAGCTCGCCCCCGCGGCCGAGGCCGCGCCGGCCCTGCGGGTGATCGGCCTGCCGGGCTCCATCGACAACGACCTCTTCGGCACCGACATGTCCATCGGCGCCGACACGGCCCTCAACCACATCCTTTGGGCGATGGACAACCTGGGCTCCACCGCCGCCTCCCACCAGCGGACCTTCGTGGTGGAAACCATGGGGCGTCACTGCGGCTACCTGGCCCTGATGGCGACCCTGGGCGGCGGGGCCTCGTGGGTGCTGGTGCCCGAAGAGGAACTCGGCCCGCGCTGGCATCGCAAGATGGTCGAGGCCATCTCCCAGGCCCGGGAAACCGGCCGGCCCCACCAGATGGTGATCGTCGCCGAAGGCGCCCGGCATGCGGACGGGCTCCAGATCCATGCCGGCGAGGTCAAGAACCTCCTGGGTCAGCGGCTGGGGATCGACGTCCGCCTGACGGTCCTGGGGCACATCCAGCGCGGCGGCGCGCCAACGGCATTCGACCGCATCCTGGCCACGCGGTTGGGCAGTGCGGCCGTGGACCGGCTGCTGGCATCGGATGCCGCCCCCGAGCCCTGCATGCTGGGACTGGTCAAGAATCAGGTGCAGGCCACGGCGCTGACCGAGGTGTTGGAAAAGAGCCGCGCGGTCAAGGAGGAGATCGACCACGGCAACTACGCCCGCGCCCAGGAGTTGCGCGGGGAGAGCTTCCGGCGGGCCTTGACCCTGGTGAAAACCCTGACCCGCATCCGGCCGGCCCGGGAGCGCCGCCAGGACGGCGCAGTGGCCATCCTGACCGGCGGCGGGGATGCCCCCGGCATGAACGCCACGGTGAGCGTGGCCGCGCGCTGCCTGCTCAACCAGGGGATGCCGGTGCTCGGCGCCGAGCACGGGTTTCTGGGGTTGATCAAGGATGAATTGCGGCTGCTGGAGTGGAACGCGCTGGTCACCTGGATGAACCGCCCCAGCTCCGAGATCGGCACCGCCCGCACCAGCCTGGAACTCGACGCCAAGAGCCTCGCCCGGATCGCCGCGAACCTGGAGTGCCGGCGCCTCAAGGGGCTGATCGCCATCGGTGGCTGGGACGTCTACCTCAAGATCCTCCAGCTGCAGGCCGCCCGCGCGGACTACCCCTCTTTGAACATCCCCATGGTGCTGGTGCCGGCCACCATCGACAACAATCTTCCCGGCACCGACTTCGCCATCGGCGCGGACACCGGTCTCAACAACATCGTCGAGGCGGTGGACAAGATCCGGCACACCGCCGCGGCCAGCAAGCGGGCCTTCATCGTGGAGGTAATGGGGCGCCGCTGCGGCTTTCTGGCGTTGATGGGGGCGCTGGCAGCCGGCGCCGAAAAGGCCTACCTGCCCGAAAACGGGGTGCACCTGTCGGACCTGGTGGCGGATGTGGCGATGCTGCGCCACAATTTCGCCAAGGGCAAGCGCATGGTGATCCTGCTGCGAAACGAGAACTGCTCCCCGAGCTACACCACCGACTTCATTCAGCGGCTGCTGGAGGAGGAGAGCTGCGGGCAGTTCGAGGTGCGCACCGCGATTCTGGGGCACCTCCAGCGGGGCGGGATTCCCACCGCCTTCGACCGCATTCTGGCCAGCCGCATGGGTGCCGCCGCCGCTTTCGACCTTCTGGCGGCGCTGGAAAAAGGCGACAGCGAGATCCACGTGCTGGGCCTGCGGGGCCCGGGGGTCAGCAGCCTGACCCTGGAGGAGGCGGTCGCCGAAATGGATGTCGCAAACGGCCGTCCCCGCCAGCAATGGTTCATGGAGCTGACGGCCATGGCCGAAACCCTCGCCCAGGCCGGCCCCGACCATTGCTGA
- a CDS encoding SIS domain-containing protein, producing MTPTVSVFKTLLLIGRWVLRLLPAGVYWGRPLKRVPAGALVVFPVQTCVLGCGLAGIVALKRPPRAPAEDLDLALLAQFTETLEKAGDGQIGPLTDPAPAGPGDGQTVDALWRAAEGLKQGARFYALFADPAALAQLDSLTGRLSAVAGRASRQFAEQVGRLPAATVEAAAARLERLKDAVWCLGTEVADNVRRVQTLLQNAPARPSAETVAAFKNINAVLNSVDRLEVRGRDSAGISLLFVLERADYEEFSARLNSAPGLAEELARRRSGDVLVNRSIGIAEGDGGRVCLSLVYKVAAEIGSLGDNIRFLRRQIEGDAILQLLAGFPNSYHTVSAHTRWASIGAISEPNCHPVDNDPNAACPGRRGIIHACLNGDIDNYLALRARYEQNGHRIHADVTTDTKIIPLHVEGYIQQGFDVETAFRKAVSDFEGSHAISMHTDLAPGKLFLAQRGSGQAVFIGLADTHYMPTSEVYGFVEETRRFVKIDGEKVVQGAAGKTQGQVFVLDQASAGGLAGIRAMYYDGTPIELGERDVRQTEITSRDIDRQGFAHYFLKEISESPELAAKTLRNRWQVARSDGGEMLAVTLDEKTFPARLRAAFTAGEIRKIYFVGQGTAGVAALACADILNYYLDGSPLQIAGMRASELSGFKLQAAGPKGAMGDTLVVAISQSGTTTDTNRAVDMVKERGARTLGIVNRRDSDLTFKVEGVIYPSSGRDIEMSVASTKAFYSQVVAGAVLGLFIARIQGHRSEAFVSDEIRQWLRLPDQMRQVLALQPLIEASARRHAVTRTYWAAVGSGPNKTAADEIRIKLSELCYKTISSDCIEDKKHIDLSSEPLIIVSAAGVSPTVLGDIIKDTAIFKAHKATPIVIADEGQHGFDPYAVDVFHVPAVSPHLAPILNVMAGHIWGYCAALAINEGSRFFFEAREDIQRLLNNFAQDGLDVYEVILEKAFRERIQQHYVAFKGLRDQQRLVTALPLDLAADLTLLFKYLAGRLPVADFELDFGIKGTARNMLDRFFTCLGDAINAMARPVDAIKHQAKTVTVGTSRIGEKTEGILFDTLAHYGIGVDQVSNRNIIVLRNLQAVVDEIKGAILYRIGGLNLLGEPTDESTIEILVKAGILEPIPSRVETDRHLKGTKRIIVAQGNVYIGKGRKDGRSIIIIPVISTAPATPNLIENLLLLNIGFRQEIPLTDKIRALGGKYDHIKNIVQENSIAWEDRYLELVATEDLFGNSAEKIGEYIVSQLK from the coding sequence ATGACCCCAACCGTTTCCGTCTTCAAAACGCTTTTGCTTATCGGCCGATGGGTGCTTCGCCTGCTGCCGGCCGGGGTTTACTGGGGGCGCCCGCTTAAACGGGTGCCGGCCGGCGCCCTGGTTGTTTTCCCTGTCCAGACTTGCGTGCTGGGATGCGGCCTGGCGGGCATCGTGGCCCTCAAACGCCCGCCCCGGGCCCCGGCCGAAGATCTGGACCTGGCCCTCCTGGCGCAGTTCACCGAGACGCTCGAAAAGGCCGGTGACGGGCAGATCGGCCCGCTCACCGACCCGGCGCCCGCGGGTCCCGGGGACGGCCAGACCGTGGACGCCCTCTGGCGGGCGGCCGAAGGCCTCAAGCAGGGCGCCCGCTTTTACGCCCTTTTCGCCGACCCGGCGGCCTTGGCGCAGTTGGACAGCCTCACCGGTCGGCTGTCGGCGGTGGCCGGACGGGCGTCGCGGCAATTCGCCGAACAGGTGGGGCGCCTGCCGGCCGCGACCGTCGAGGCGGCCGCCGCCCGGCTGGAACGGCTCAAAGATGCGGTCTGGTGCCTGGGCACCGAGGTGGCCGATAACGTCCGCCGCGTGCAGACCCTGCTGCAAAACGCCCCCGCCAGACCCTCGGCCGAAACGGTGGCGGCCTTCAAGAACATCAACGCCGTCTTGAACAGCGTCGACCGCCTGGAGGTGCGCGGGCGCGATTCGGCCGGGATTTCTCTCCTTTTTGTGCTGGAGCGCGCCGACTATGAGGAGTTCAGCGCGCGGCTGAATTCCGCCCCGGGGCTTGCCGAAGAGCTGGCCCGCCGGCGTTCGGGGGATGTCCTGGTCAACCGCAGCATCGGCATCGCCGAGGGCGACGGCGGCCGGGTCTGCCTGAGCCTGGTTTACAAGGTGGCCGCCGAGATCGGCAGCCTGGGGGACAACATCCGCTTTCTGCGCCGGCAGATCGAGGGCGACGCCATCCTGCAGCTGCTGGCCGGTTTTCCCAACAGCTACCACACCGTCTCGGCCCACACCCGCTGGGCCTCCATTGGGGCCATCAGCGAGCCCAACTGCCACCCGGTGGACAACGACCCCAACGCGGCCTGCCCCGGCCGCCGGGGCATCATTCACGCCTGCCTAAACGGCGACATCGACAACTACCTGGCGCTGCGGGCCCGCTACGAGCAAAACGGGCACCGGATCCACGCCGACGTCACCACCGACACCAAGATCATCCCGCTGCACGTGGAAGGCTACATCCAGCAGGGGTTTGACGTGGAAACCGCCTTCCGCAAGGCCGTCAGCGACTTCGAGGGCTCCCACGCCATTTCGATGCACACCGACCTCGCCCCGGGCAAGCTCTTTCTGGCCCAGCGCGGCAGCGGGCAGGCGGTTTTCATCGGGCTGGCCGACACCCACTACATGCCCACCTCCGAGGTCTACGGTTTTGTCGAGGAGACCCGGCGATTCGTCAAAATCGACGGCGAGAAGGTGGTCCAGGGTGCCGCCGGCAAGACCCAGGGCCAGGTGTTCGTCCTGGACCAGGCCTCGGCCGGGGGGCTGGCGGGCATCCGGGCGATGTACTACGACGGCACCCCGATCGAACTGGGGGAGAGGGACGTCCGGCAGACCGAGATCACCTCGCGCGACATCGACCGCCAGGGGTTCGCGCACTATTTCCTCAAGGAGATCTCGGAGTCCCCCGAGCTGGCCGCCAAGACCCTGCGCAACCGCTGGCAGGTGGCCCGTAGCGACGGCGGCGAGATGCTGGCCGTGACCCTGGACGAGAAGACCTTTCCCGCCCGGCTGCGCGCGGCCTTCACCGCCGGCGAGATCCGCAAGATCTATTTCGTGGGGCAGGGCACCGCCGGGGTGGCCGCCCTGGCCTGCGCGGACATCCTCAACTACTACCTGGACGGCAGCCCGCTGCAAATCGCCGGGATGCGCGCCTCGGAGCTGAGCGGCTTCAAACTGCAGGCGGCCGGTCCGAAAGGTGCCATGGGCGACACCCTGGTGGTGGCCATCAGCCAGAGCGGCACCACCACCGACACCAACCGGGCCGTGGACATGGTCAAGGAGCGCGGCGCCCGCACCCTGGGCATCGTCAATCGCCGCGACTCCGACCTGACCTTCAAGGTGGAAGGGGTGATCTACCCCAGCAGCGGGCGCGACATCGAGATGTCGGTGGCCTCCACCAAGGCCTTCTACTCCCAGGTGGTGGCCGGGGCGGTGCTCGGGCTTTTCATCGCCAGGATCCAGGGGCACCGCTCCGAGGCCTTCGTCAGCGACGAGATCCGCCAGTGGCTGCGGCTGCCCGATCAGATGCGCCAAGTGCTCGCCCTGCAGCCGCTGATCGAGGCCTCGGCCCGGCGGCATGCCGTCACCCGGACCTACTGGGCGGCGGTGGGCAGCGGGCCCAACAAGACCGCCGCCGACGAGATCCGCATCAAGCTGAGCGAACTCTGTTACAAGACCATCTCCTCGGACTGCATCGAAGACAAAAAACACATCGACCTCTCCTCCGAGCCGCTGATCATCGTCAGCGCCGCCGGGGTGAGCCCCACCGTTTTGGGGGACATCATCAAGGACACGGCCATTTTCAAGGCCCACAAGGCCACCCCGATCGTGATCGCCGACGAGGGCCAGCACGGCTTCGACCCCTACGCCGTCGACGTCTTCCACGTGCCGGCGGTCAGCCCGCACCTGGCGCCGATCCTCAACGTCATGGCCGGGCACATCTGGGGCTACTGCGCGGCGCTGGCCATCAACGAGGGGTCGCGCTTCTTCTTCGAGGCGCGCGAGGACATCCAGCGGCTGCTGAACAATTTCGCCCAAGACGGCCTGGACGTCTACGAGGTCATCCTGGAAAAGGCCTTTCGCGAGCGGATCCAGCAGCACTACGTGGCCTTCAAGGGGCTGCGCGACCAGCAGCGGCTGGTCACCGCCCTGCCTTTGGATCTCGCCGCCGACCTGACCCTGCTGTTCAAGTACTTGGCCGGGCGGCTGCCGGTCGCCGACTTCGAGCTCGACTTTGGCATCAAGGGCACGGCGCGCAACATGCTCGACCGCTTCTTCACCTGCCTGGGGGACGCCATCAACGCCATGGCCCGGCCGGTGGACGCCATCAAACACCAGGCCAAAACGGTGACCGTGGGCACCAGCCGCATCGGCGAGAAAACCGAGGGCATCCTCTTCGACACCTTGGCGCACTACGGGATCGGCGTTGACCAGGTCTCCAACCGCAACATCATCGTGCTGCGCAACCTGCAGGCCGTGGTGGACGAAATCAAGGGGGCGATTCTCTACCGCATCGGCGGCCTCAACCTCCTGGGAGAGCCCACCGACGAGAGCACCATCGAAATCCTGGTCAAGGCCGGGATCCTGGAGCCAATTCCCTCACGGGTCGAAACCGACCGCCACCTCAAGGGCACCAAGCGGATCATCGTGGCGCAGGGCAACGTCTACATTGGCAAGGGGCGCAAGGACGGCCGCAGCATCATCATCATCCCGGTGATCTCCACCGCCCCGGCCACCCCCAACCTGATCGAGAACCTGCTGCTGCTCAACATCGGCTTCCGCCAGGAGATTCCGCTGACCGACAAGATCCGGGCCCTGGGCGGGAAGTACGACCACATTAAGAACATCGTCCAGGAAAACAGCATCGCCTGGGAGGACCGCTATCTCGAATTGGTGGCCACCGAGGACCTCTTCGGCAACTCGGCGGAAAAGATCGGCGAGTACATCGTGTCGCAGCTGAAGTAG
- the pgi gene encoding glucose-6-phosphate isomerase, with protein MTSLTQSPAWQALERHRDRMAATPMRALFEADAGRFEAFSIAACDILLDYSKNRISAETIDLLLELARSVGLERKIGEMFDGRHINRTEDRAVLHTALRNRSGAPVTVDGTDVMPAVRAVLERMRTFSAAVRSGAWKGYSGACITDVVNIGIGGSDLGPLMVCEALAPYRHPELRLHFVSNVDGTHIAETLRCLRPETTLFIVASKSFTTQETLANATTARRWFLELVADEAAIARHFVAVSTNGPKVAAFGIDTANMFEFWDWVGGRYSLWSAIGLPIAVAVGMERFEELLAGAHAMDRHFREAPWAANMPVILGLLGVWYVNFLGATSQVVAPYDQYLHRLPAYLQQLEMESNGKSVTAEGQPVGWATGPVVWGEPGTNGQHAFFQLLHQGTQSIPADFIVPVESHNPVGDHHSLLLANCLAQTEALMRGKTAAEARAELAAQGLSGEELEALLPHKVFPGNRPSNTLLLPKVTPRTLGALIALYEHKVFVQGVVWGINSFDQWGVELGKQLAKTIHAELGAPGPVQGHDASTNGLINHIKQHRASQTA; from the coding sequence ATGACTTCCCTGACCCAATCCCCGGCTTGGCAGGCGCTTGAGCGCCATCGCGACCGGATGGCGGCCACCCCGATGCGCGCGCTGTTCGAAGCCGACGCCGGCCGCTTCGAGGCCTTTTCGATTGCGGCCTGCGACATTCTGCTGGATTACTCCAAAAACCGCATCAGCGCAGAAACCATCGACCTGCTGCTGGAGCTGGCGCGCAGCGTCGGTTTGGAGCGCAAGATCGGCGAGATGTTCGACGGCCGTCACATCAACCGCACCGAGGACCGCGCCGTGCTGCATACCGCGCTGCGCAACCGCTCCGGCGCACCCGTAACGGTGGACGGCACGGATGTGATGCCCGCGGTGCGCGCGGTGCTGGAACGGATGCGGACCTTCAGCGCGGCGGTCCGCAGCGGCGCCTGGAAGGGCTACAGCGGGGCCTGCATCACCGACGTGGTCAATATCGGCATCGGCGGCTCCGACCTGGGGCCCCTGATGGTCTGCGAGGCGCTGGCGCCCTACCGCCATCCGGAGCTGCGGCTGCATTTCGTCTCCAACGTCGACGGCACCCACATCGCCGAGACCCTCCGGTGCCTGCGGCCCGAAACCACCCTCTTCATCGTCGCCTCCAAGAGCTTCACCACCCAGGAGACCCTCGCCAACGCCACCACCGCGCGCCGCTGGTTTCTGGAGCTGGTGGCAGACGAGGCCGCCATCGCGCGGCACTTCGTGGCCGTCTCCACCAACGGCCCCAAGGTGGCCGCCTTCGGCATCGACACGGCCAACATGTTCGAGTTCTGGGACTGGGTGGGGGGGCGCTACTCGCTGTGGTCGGCCATCGGCCTGCCCATCGCCGTGGCCGTGGGCATGGAGCGCTTCGAGGAATTGCTGGCCGGGGCTCACGCCATGGACCGCCATTTCCGGGAGGCGCCCTGGGCCGCCAACATGCCGGTGATTCTCGGGCTGCTGGGGGTCTGGTACGTCAACTTTCTGGGAGCCACAAGCCAGGTCGTGGCGCCCTACGATCAATACCTGCACCGGCTGCCGGCCTACCTGCAGCAGCTTGAAATGGAGAGTAACGGCAAATCGGTTACCGCCGAAGGCCAGCCCGTGGGCTGGGCCACCGGCCCGGTGGTCTGGGGGGAACCGGGCACCAACGGTCAGCACGCCTTTTTCCAGCTGCTGCACCAGGGCACCCAGTCCATCCCGGCGGATTTCATCGTCCCGGTGGAGAGCCACAACCCCGTGGGCGATCACCACAGCCTGCTGCTGGCCAACTGCCTGGCCCAGACCGAGGCCCTGATGCGCGGCAAGACCGCCGCCGAGGCGCGGGCCGAGCTGGCCGCCCAGGGGCTCTCGGGCGAGGAGTTGGAAGCGCTGTTGCCCCACAAGGTGTTTCCCGGCAATCGGCCCTCCAACACCCTGCTGCTGCCCAAGGTCACCCCGCGCACCCTGGGGGCCCTGATCGCCCTCTACGAGCACAAGGTCTTCGTTCAGGGCGTCGTCTGGGGGATCAATTCTTTCGACCAGTGGGGGGTCGAACTGGGAAAACAACTGGCCAAAACCATCCACGCCGAACTGGGGGCCCCCGGTCCGGTCCAGGGGCACGACGCCTCCACCAACGGCCTGATCAATCATATCAAACAGCACCGCGCCTCCCAGACGGCCTGA